A DNA window from Desulfobaculum bizertense DSM 18034 contains the following coding sequences:
- a CDS encoding [FeFe] hydrogenase, group A: MAGCKAQRPPVEPVDISGIAPVGKGNTQTMESITYTMNAPHGVDPNEMFFVQVDPDICEDCAECEDYCPTGAIQETEDGVHAVVDPAACVNCGQCLANCPFGAIYETVSYVDEIFEKLRDPETVVVTMPAPAVRYALGECFGEATGSVVGGKMHAALKKLGVDYVWDTEWTADLTILEEGTELIHRVKTGEMPLPQFTSCCPGWVKFAETYYPDLIPNLSTCRSPIGMIGPMAKTYGAEQTGENPKKIYTVSIMPCVGKKYEGLRPELKSSGYRDIDATINTRELAYMIKKAGIEWNSLPEIEADPALGLSTGAATLFCTSGGVMEAALRLAYEELSGEKLATPDIKVVRTHEGINTADITVPGFGTIKVAVVSGLENAAKLCDEVRAGKSPYHFIEVMTCPGGCVNGGGQPLDPEVQASLFRSMIAKVNKRFRARKIA; this comes from the coding sequence GAGCCTGTCGACATTTCAGGAATTGCTCCTGTCGGCAAAGGCAACACACAGACAATGGAGTCCATCACTTACACGATGAATGCTCCCCACGGCGTTGACCCTAACGAGATGTTTTTTGTTCAGGTTGACCCCGACATCTGTGAAGACTGCGCAGAATGCGAAGACTACTGTCCTACTGGAGCCATCCAGGAGACCGAAGACGGCGTTCATGCTGTCGTTGATCCTGCCGCATGTGTGAACTGCGGTCAGTGCCTCGCAAACTGCCCCTTTGGTGCAATCTACGAGACAGTCTCCTACGTGGACGAAATTTTTGAAAAGCTCCGCGACCCCGAAACCGTTGTTGTGACCATGCCTGCTCCGGCAGTGCGCTACGCCCTTGGCGAGTGCTTTGGCGAGGCCACAGGTTCTGTTGTTGGCGGAAAGATGCACGCAGCGCTCAAAAAGCTCGGCGTGGATTACGTCTGGGATACGGAATGGACTGCTGACCTGACCATTCTGGAAGAAGGCACAGAGCTGATTCACCGCGTGAAGACTGGCGAAATGCCGCTTCCGCAGTTTACGTCCTGCTGCCCCGGCTGGGTCAAATTCGCAGAGACCTACTACCCAGATCTCATCCCGAACCTGTCCACCTGCCGCTCCCCAATTGGCATGATCGGCCCGATGGCAAAGACCTACGGCGCTGAGCAGACCGGCGAAAATCCCAAAAAGATCTACACCGTGTCCATCATGCCCTGCGTTGGCAAAAAGTACGAAGGCCTGCGCCCCGAGCTGAAATCCAGCGGTTACCGCGACATTGATGCAACCATCAATACCCGCGAACTCGCCTACATGATCAAAAAAGCTGGCATTGAATGGAACAGCCTGCCGGAGATTGAAGCAGATCCTGCTCTGGGTCTCTCCACCGGTGCTGCAACTCTGTTCTGCACCAGCGGTGGCGTCATGGAAGCTGCACTGCGCCTCGCCTACGAGGAACTCTCTGGCGAAAAGCTTGCAACTCCTGACATCAAGGTCGTGCGCACCCACGAAGGCATCAACACCGCAGACATCACGGTCCCCGGTTTTGGCACCATCAAGGTTGCTGTTGTTTCCGGACTCGAAAACGCCGCAAAGCTGTGTGACGAAGTCCGTGCAGGCAAGTCTCCTTACCACTTCATCGAAGTGATGACCTGCCCCGGTGGCTGCGTAAACGGTGGCGGACAGCCTCTGGACCCCGAAGTTCAGGCTTCCCTGTTCCGCAGCATGATCGCCAAAGTGAACAAGCGCTTCCGCGCCCGCAAAATCGCCTAG